The Dama dama isolate Ldn47 chromosome 11, ASM3311817v1, whole genome shotgun sequence genome segment tctcctcttttgtAGTGAGTGGAACAGTTTTCATTTCAACTTTGGTGAGAGGTTTAGGCAGAATTTGCTCCATGGGAACATCTTTGCCCTGCAGCAGCTGAGTTACCAAAGGATTATTAGCAGGGATACTAGAGCTTGGCCTTGAAATGGGTCCATTCATATGTGAAGAAGTTCCCAGAGTTTTAAGGCTAGAAGTTGCCGGCAAAGTGCTCAAGGATGGAGCTGATCCGGTAGGCGCTGTGGTTATGCTGACCTGGTGCACAGGGAGCTTCTCTAAAGTGGCTGTCGTTAACAGAGATGTTAAAGGGGAGGAGGTTAGATCCACTGAAGCGCTAGCACTTATCTCTGCTGAGGCTGGAGGATTTGGGGCATTCTTACTAGAACCTGCTTTAGGCTCCACTGTGCCAGCGGCTGCAAAATGAACAGGCGAGGCACCCGCCATCAGAGGAGGATCTGCTGGAGCTGGAGGTGCTTTCTCCTGCCTACCGTTACTGGGCTCTTGCTGCTGGCTAAGAGAGGCCACAGTGCCTGTTGCCCTGGGGGGATTTAGTTTTTCATTACTTAATTTTCCTAAAGCTGGCAGGAGTGCGTGAGTGTGGGCTGGTGAGGGGACACCTGCGCATGCTCCACCGACGGCAGATGCGGGAGGTACTGAGGGGGTTTGCTGTAGTTGTGCTCCAGGGCCACTATGAGGCTGTGGCTGGCCTGCGGTCCTGGTCTCAGACTGGGACTGAGAGTCTGGCCCAGTGGGTAAAAGCTCTCTCGTACCTCCCCTGCTTCCAGTTCCTGCCAGTTCCAGTGCGGGGCTCTTGCCAGGCTCACTGACTCTGTCTGAGTCAGGATCCCCTCCTCTAGCAGTTCGCCTTTCACCCCCCTCCCCTGGACCCTGTCCACCGCCTGGGCCAGGTCCTGGAATGGTCCCTCCAACTGAGGCGGCAGCagcggctgcggcggcggcggcggcggctgccctCTGTGCTTTGACCAGCTGGGCTTTTGCTTTGATGTCTGCAAGGGTTCTGGCTCCTGTTCTGTTAGGACTAGTGATGGAGATTGGAAAACGAGCCCTGGGAGAGACCTGCGATGTAGGAAACGGCATGGGAGAGATTCTGGAGACCGGGATCTGAAagaattaagggggaaaaaaaaacaacagaacttAGCTTTCTTTTATAAGAGTAACAAAACTTCATTAACACAAATTCTGAGAATAGGGTGAACACTATGACAAGGATGGGAGGCCTGTGGCTAAGAGACCAATCCATGGAGACAGCCACACAGGTCCGTCTCTAGGGTCCCTTCACCTCCTCTATTGGTGCCAAAGACTCTCCTCCATTGACATTCACTCCCACCCAAAGTCGCAAAGCTCTTTTCTCAACACAACTCTGTCTTAACGTCACTACTACTCACAATAGCTGATCATTTAAGATACAGACCTGACTATGATATCTGCTTAAAATGTGCGTAAAAGCAGGAAGagcaacagaaaaaataaagtggcacactactgttgctgtttagtcacgaagtcatgtccatctctttgcgaccccatggactgtagcccaccaggctcctctgtccatgggatttcccaggctagaataccgcagaaggttgccattttcttctccagggggggtcttcccaatcccgggatcaaacctgtgtctcctgcattggcaggagaattctttaccagtgagccacctgggaagcctgtctttttatttcttggctttacTACGAGGTCCAGGGGAAATTTCTTGTTCTCTTTTATAGACTCACACATGTACAGCTAAGCATACAGGCTGAATTATCTCAAATACAGAGGCCTCTGGATAGCACAAGAAGAAAGACAATGTGtaacccaccccacccacccaagaGGGAGTATGTACATATTGTGTACACTGTGAACCGAAGTCATCCTCATGTCTGCTGGCATTATACTTATTcgtagaactttaaaaaaatatatgtgccCTAAGTCCTAtccctaaaattaaaaattagaactcCCAGAGAAAAAATGCATTTCTAAAAACCTTGTGAGGAGATTCTGAATGCATCATTAGGTCTGAAAACACTCAAAACATCAAATCAGTTATGGCAGCAATGAAAGGGTCAAGGTACACTTAAACATCATGGCTCTTGATACAAAGATACATGATCTCTTACATCAATGACCTCCTCCTGTTTACTAATATACTTACAGAATACTTTCCATAATTGCCTTAAAATACAGGAGTAGCCAGCAGGGAGGGTGGGTGCAAGTGGATTACATTAGATTCTCAGATATTTGAATAAGTATTCAAATCCCAATAAAGATCTGTAAGGATCtacttcttattattttttttttaggatctACTTCTAAATGCCTGTTTCTTAATAATTTTACTCATATACGACCATGGTTACATGCATATCAAATACATACCACTGCTTCCACATTAAGAAACATCACAAACACTTGAAATTTAGTAGGCAAAACCAAAAACTTGTTCAGACCATCTCTCCTCTTCAATTCTTCCTGCTCTCTTACCTTGAGAGGTGGCACTCTCCGCACCTGGAACCTGTCCCCTCTACTGAGAAAGGGCTGTGGGGAGACTTGAAATGGCTGCTGGTGCTGGCGGTGCTCAGTGACACGCGGCCTTTTCTCCCAGCTTGTCGGGGCCTCTTCTTGGGTGAGAGAAGATTTCCTCTTGAGGCTTTCTGGGCTGTGATCAGCCAGAGTTGATGGAGGCTCTTTCATAGTTGTCTCCTGTGGACCTGCTTCTACTGTGGGCTTCATTACTGTTGTTTCTACCCCAGGACTCTTGGGTTTGCTCAGGGCTGTAAGTAAAGCTTCctggctttcatttttattacaatttGAAGGTGTAGTGAGATGATTCTCTTTCTCAGATTCCTGTTCAGCAGAGGCAACTGGCTTTTGCTCCATAAGAGCCTCATCCTTCGGGCACTTGATGGGAGGAATGCTGCTAAGCTCATCTGTATTGGTAGCTGGGGAAAGACGGGGCTCTGTGGAGTGTGGCTGCGTCTTATCTTGGCTTTCATGTTCTTCTTTCCTGACTGGTGATGGCATCTGCAGTACTTCTTCCTTAGATTCTAACTGGGGAATTACTGGGACTACACTGACAGGTGAGGCCTCTGAAGGAAGTGTAGATTTTGGTTGCTCAGCTGGGGTTTTCTTTACTTTGGGATCATTGGGTGAAGCTGTCAATTTCTTTGAGTCTTCAAGACTCAGGCCAGAACTAAaaggtggaagaaaaaaaatactgtagtTGAGACATCGCCTATGTTATTGAATATATTATGAGATAATGTATACGGCAATATCTGGAAGAACCTGTGATACTTAACAGGTAGTCTTTATGTATTATCATcactattattaatattagtGAAAGGTCTGGAGCTAGAGCATCTGGATTCAGGCCCTGGCTCTGACACCTACCATCATGTGATATTAAGTGAGTGAGCAGCCTCTCTTCCTCGGTTTCTTTAacagtggtggtgttcagtccctaagtcatgttcaactctttgcaaccccatggactgcagcatgccaggcttccctgttcttcactatctcccagtttgttcaaattcatgttcattgaatcggtcatgctatccaaccacctaaTTTCTTTAATAGTACATTGAAGCTAATCACTTCACAGTGTTGCTAGGATGAGTAACTAATGCATGTAAAGTACTTAAAACAGTGTATCTAGGATATAATAAAACCTCAAtgtaatgtttattattattattacttgtgCTTACAAAGGAGCTACATTGTATAGAGAGGCATGCACCACAGACTTCCCACAgagaagtgaaagaagtcaaagactcATGTCCCTTAGGATTGTGGGTTTGGACGATAATtagcttggacagcaaggagataaaccagtccatcctgaaggaaatcaatcctggatattcaatggaatatGCTGATGCTGTatatgctgatgctgaagctgaagctccaatactttggccacctaatgtgaagaactgactctggtaaagcccttgatgctgggaaagattgaaggcaggaggagaaggggatgacagaggatgagatggttggatggcatcaccgactcaatggacatgagtttgagtaagctccatgagttggtgatggacagggaagcctggtgtgctgtggtccatggggctgcaaagagtcagacacaactgagcaactgaactgaacagttttgTTCTGAAGTCCTGTAGAAAGGCTGGCCCAAGAAATCTAAGGAAACCAGAGGAGATAGTAGGAGAGTTGACTAATCTCTACAGgttgaaaatgaaaactgaatttttgcAAAGCCCGTTTAAATTTTACTTGGT includes the following:
- the ASXL2 gene encoding putative Polycomb group protein ASXL2 isoform X3 yields the protein MREKGRRKKGRTWAEAAKTVLEKYPNTPMSHKEILQVIQREGLKEISGTSPLACLNAMLHTNSRGEEGIFYKVPGRMGVYTLKKDVPDGVKELSEGSEESSDGQSDSQSSENSSSSSDGGSNKEGKKSRWKRKVSSRLSQPSSPHSGCPSPTIPAGKVISSSQKHSKKALKQALKQQQQKKQQQQQCRPSMSISSNQHLSLKTVKASSDPVPAKPAIWEGKQSDGQSSSPQNSNSSFSSSSVKVENHLLGLGKKSFQRSDRLHTRQMKRTKCAEIDVETPDSILVNTNLRALINKHTFSVLPGDCQQRLLLLLPEVDRQVGPDGLMKLNGSALNNEFFTSAAQGWKERLSEGEFTPEMQVRIRQEIEKEKKVEPWKEQFFESYYGQSSGLSLEDSKKLTASPNDPKVKKTPAEQPKSTLPSEASPVSVVPVIPQLESKEEVLQMPSPVRKEEHESQDKTQPHSTEPRLSPATNTDELSSIPPIKCPKDEALMEQKPVASAEQESEKENHLTTPSNCNKNESQEALLTALSKPKSPGVETTVMKPTVEAGPQETTMKEPPSTLADHSPESLKRKSSLTQEEAPTSWEKRPRVTEHRQHQQPFQVSPQPFLSRGDRFQVRRVPPLKIPVSRISPMPFPTSQVSPRARFPISITSPNRTGARTLADIKAKAQLVKAQRAAAAAAAAAAAAASVGGTIPGPGPGGGQGPGEGGERRTARGGDPDSDRVSEPGKSPALELAGTGSRGGTRELLPTGPDSQSQSETRTAGQPQPHSGPGAQLQQTPSVPPASAVGGACAGVPSPAHTHALLPALGKLSNEKLNPPRATGTVASLSQQQEPSNGRQEKAPPAPADPPLMAGASPVHFAAAGTVEPKAGSSKNAPNPPASAEISASASVDLTSSPLTSLLTTATLEKLPVHQVSITTAPTGSAPSLSTLPATSSLKTLGTSSHMNGPISRPSSSIPANNPLVTQLLQGKDVPMEQILPKPLTKVEMKTVPLTTKEEKRVGALVGTSMTENSTREEVHERQSHPAAQHLGKTLQSKQLPQVPRPLQLFSDSPTHQSLLLPPLQTPKLYGSPTQIGPSYRGMINVSTSSDMDHNSAVPGMPDCSQVPSNVGDVMSFSVTVTAIPASQAMNAGSHGQTIPVQAFPEENSIEDTPSKCYCRLKAMIMCKGCGAFCHDDCIGPSKLCVSCLVVR